A single region of the Cronobacter condimenti 1330 genome encodes:
- a CDS encoding EAL domain-containing protein — protein MIVSLDTRYQSHLLFAPIAHPSEGLLGMEVIANFTSLNAQVRFPTEFIIPRINAEERLMLFYEKISLIEKWREAFIKNSLFAVVNIDHKIASAILSSPTLRSRLAQLPFLELGINENFPELNKGKENKTMFSLSRYFPLMLSNFGAGAATGRAIFDGLFRRVTLDKTFVQKRRAGGMFEPFMYAIANQVGPCCQTLVLPGVDNDEALYEARRLGFTGVQGALWPSMDGETLVLTLAMAQ, from the coding sequence ATGATTGTTTCGCTCGATACACGGTATCAGTCTCATCTGCTGTTCGCCCCGATCGCCCATCCGTCAGAGGGGCTGCTGGGGATGGAAGTCATTGCCAATTTCACCAGCCTGAATGCGCAGGTGCGTTTTCCCACGGAATTTATTATCCCGCGAATAAATGCTGAAGAAAGATTAATGCTTTTTTACGAAAAAATAAGTTTGATCGAAAAATGGCGCGAAGCATTTATAAAAAATTCCCTTTTTGCGGTAGTCAACATTGATCATAAGATAGCCAGTGCCATTTTATCGAGCCCGACATTACGGTCACGTCTGGCGCAATTACCTTTTCTCGAGTTAGGTATTAATGAGAATTTTCCTGAACTTAATAAAGGTAAAGAAAATAAAACAATGTTCTCGCTGTCTCGTTATTTCCCATTAATGCTAAGTAACTTTGGGGCGGGGGCAGCAACCGGGCGGGCGATTTTCGACGGTCTTTTCCGGCGCGTCACGCTCGATAAAACCTTCGTTCAGAAACGGCGCGCGGGGGGCATGTTCGAGCCGTTTATGTACGCTATCGCCAATCAGGTCGGGCCTTGCTGCCAGACGCTGGTCCTGCCCGGCGTCGATAACGACGAGGCGCTGTATGAGGCGCGTCGCCTCGGTTTTACTGGCGTACAGGGCGCGCTTTGGCCGTCAATGGATGGCGAAACCCTTGTACTGACGCTCGCGATGGCGCAATAA
- the ihfA gene encoding integration host factor subunit alpha, with the protein MALTKAEMSEYLFDKLGLSKRDAKELVELFFEEIRRALENGEQVKLSGFGNFDLRDKNQRPGRNPKTGEDIPITARRVVTFRPGQKLKSRVENASPKES; encoded by the coding sequence ATGGCGCTTACAAAAGCTGAAATGTCAGAATATCTGTTTGATAAGCTTGGGCTTAGCAAGCGGGATGCCAAAGAACTGGTAGAGCTGTTTTTCGAAGAGATCCGTCGCGCTCTGGAAAATGGCGAGCAGGTAAAACTCTCCGGTTTCGGTAATTTTGACCTGCGTGATAAGAACCAACGTCCCGGACGCAACCCGAAAACCGGTGAAGATATTCCCATTACGGCTCGCCGTGTGGTGACCTTCCGCCCGGGGCAGAAGTTGAAAAGTCGCGTAGAGAACGCTTCGCCGAAAGAAAGTTAA
- the pheT gene encoding phenylalanine--tRNA ligase subunit beta: protein MKFSELWLREWVNPALDSEALANQITMAGLEVDGVEPVAGAFHGVVVGEVVECGQHPNADKLRVTKVNVGGDRLLDIVCGAPNCRQGLKVAVATVGAVLPGDFKIKAAKLRGEPSEGMLCSFSELGISDDHNGIIELPADAPVGTDIREYLKLDDNTIEISVTPNRADCLGIIGVARDVAVLNAQALNTPEIAPVSATITDSLPIQVEAADACPRYLGRVVKGIDVTAPTPLWMREKLRRCGIRSIDAVVDVTNYVLLELGQPMHAFDLERIEGGIVVRMAKEGETLTLLDGNEATLNADTLVIADHNKALAMGGIFGGEHSGVNGETRNVLLECAFFAPLAITGRARRHGLHTDASHRYERGVDPQLQYKAMERATRLLLDICGGEAGPVIDVTSEAALPTRATITLRRSKLDRLIGHHIADAQVTDILKRLGCDVTEGQGDWQAVAPSWRFDIAIEEDLVEEVARVYGYDNIPNEPVQASLVMGDHREANLSLKRVKTLLNDHGYQEVITYSFVDPKVQQLLHPNEEALILPSPISSEMSAMRLSLLTGLLTTVVYNQNRQQSRVRIFETGLRFVPDTQADLGIRQDLMLAGALCGNRYEEHWDLAKGGVDFYDLKGTLESVLELTGKLSEIEFRAEANPALHPGQSAAIYLKGEHIGFIGVVHPELERKLDLNGRTLVFEVLWSALSDRAVPQAQEVSRFPANRRDIAVVVAENVPAADILAECKKVGANQVVGVNLFDVYRGKGVAEGYKSLAISLILQDNSRTLEEDEIAATVAKCVTALKERFQASLRD from the coding sequence ATGAAATTTAGCGAACTGTGGTTACGCGAGTGGGTAAATCCGGCCCTCGACAGCGAGGCGCTGGCGAATCAGATTACGATGGCGGGCCTGGAAGTGGACGGCGTGGAGCCAGTCGCAGGTGCGTTTCATGGCGTCGTCGTCGGTGAAGTCGTTGAGTGTGGCCAGCACCCGAACGCGGATAAATTGCGCGTTACTAAAGTGAACGTTGGCGGCGATCGTCTGCTCGATATCGTCTGCGGCGCGCCGAACTGCCGTCAGGGCCTGAAAGTGGCTGTAGCGACCGTGGGCGCGGTGCTGCCGGGCGATTTCAAAATCAAAGCGGCAAAACTGCGTGGCGAACCGTCCGAAGGGATGCTGTGTTCTTTTTCTGAGCTCGGCATTTCTGACGATCACAACGGTATCATTGAACTGCCGGCAGACGCGCCTGTCGGCACTGATATCCGCGAATACCTGAAGCTTGACGATAACACCATCGAAATCAGCGTTACGCCGAACCGCGCCGACTGCCTTGGCATCATCGGTGTAGCGCGCGATGTTGCGGTGCTGAACGCGCAGGCGCTCAACACGCCGGAAATCGCACCGGTCAGCGCCACTATCACTGACTCGCTGCCCATTCAGGTTGAGGCCGCAGACGCTTGCCCGCGCTACCTGGGCCGCGTGGTGAAAGGTATCGATGTGACCGCGCCGACCCCGCTGTGGATGCGTGAAAAATTGCGTCGCTGCGGCATTCGTTCAATCGATGCCGTAGTAGACGTCACCAACTACGTGCTGCTTGAACTGGGCCAGCCGATGCACGCGTTTGACCTTGAGCGCATTGAAGGTGGCATCGTTGTGCGTATGGCGAAAGAGGGCGAAACGCTGACGCTGCTGGATGGCAACGAGGCGACGCTGAACGCAGATACGCTGGTCATTGCAGACCATAACAAAGCGCTGGCGATGGGCGGCATTTTCGGCGGTGAACACTCTGGCGTGAATGGCGAAACCCGTAACGTTCTGCTTGAATGCGCATTCTTTGCGCCGCTCGCTATCACGGGGCGCGCGCGCCGTCACGGCCTGCATACGGATGCTTCTCACCGTTATGAACGTGGTGTTGATCCGCAACTGCAATACAAAGCCATGGAACGCGCCACGCGCCTGCTGCTGGATATCTGCGGCGGCGAAGCCGGTCCGGTTATTGATGTCACGAGCGAAGCGGCACTGCCGACACGCGCCACTATCACGCTGCGCCGCAGCAAACTCGATCGTCTGATCGGCCATCATATTGCGGATGCGCAGGTGACCGATATCCTGAAGCGCCTCGGTTGCGACGTCACTGAAGGGCAGGGCGATTGGCAGGCCGTCGCGCCGTCATGGCGTTTTGATATCGCCATTGAAGAAGATCTGGTGGAAGAAGTCGCGCGCGTTTATGGCTACGACAATATTCCGAACGAGCCGGTACAGGCTTCACTGGTGATGGGTGACCATCGCGAGGCGAACCTTTCTCTCAAGCGCGTGAAAACGCTGCTTAACGATCACGGTTACCAGGAAGTGATCACCTACAGCTTCGTCGATCCGAAAGTACAGCAGTTGCTGCATCCGAATGAAGAAGCGTTGATCCTGCCAAGCCCTATCTCCAGCGAAATGTCGGCGATGCGCTTATCTCTGTTGACTGGTCTGCTCACGACGGTGGTCTATAACCAGAATCGCCAGCAAAGCCGCGTACGCATCTTTGAAACCGGCCTGCGCTTTGTGCCTGATACTCAGGCGGACCTGGGCATTCGTCAGGATCTTATGCTGGCAGGCGCTCTGTGTGGCAACCGTTATGAAGAGCACTGGGATCTGGCGAAAGGCGGCGTTGACTTCTACGATTTGAAAGGGACGCTGGAGTCGGTTCTGGAACTTACGGGTAAATTATCTGAAATTGAGTTCCGTGCAGAAGCCAATCCGGCCTTGCATCCTGGCCAAAGTGCTGCCATTTATTTAAAGGGCGAACACATTGGTTTTATTGGCGTTGTGCATCCGGAGCTTGAGCGCAAGCTTGACCTGAATGGCCGTACGCTGGTGTTTGAGGTGCTCTGGAGCGCGCTTTCTGACCGTGCCGTACCGCAGGCACAAGAAGTTTCCCGCTTCCCGGCGAACCGCCGTGACATCGCGGTTGTCGTGGCAGAAAACGTACCGGCAGCAGATATTTTGGCCGAGTGTAAGAAAGTTGGCGCAAATCAGGTAGTTGGCGTAAACTTATTTGACGTGTACCGCGGTAAGGGTGTTGCGGAAGGCTATAAGAGCCTTGCCATCAGCCTGATCCTTCAGGATAACAGCCGTACACTCGAAGAAGACGAGATTGCCGCTACTGTTGCGAAATGTGTAACGGCACTAAAAGAGCGATTCCAGGCATCATTGAGGGATTGA
- the btuD gene encoding vitamin B12 ABC transporter ATP-binding protein BtuD codes for MALMQLRDVAVGTRLGPVTVMLQAGDIVHVVGPNGAGKSTLLHRLAGLSNGPGDILFDGKPLTAISAAALARQRAYLTQQQTPPFAMPVWHYLTLHGGSLCAAALEEVAHSLMLADKLSRPVNALSGGEWQRVRIAAAILQIHPRNHADGKLLILDEPMNSLDVAQQAALDRLLFTLPQSGIAVVMSSHDLNHTLRHAHRVWLMREGKLIAEGLCDEVMTPSRLGEAYGVPFQRLQVAGHSMLINPL; via the coding sequence ATGGCATTGATGCAGTTGCGTGACGTTGCGGTGGGAACGCGTCTTGGGCCTGTCACCGTGATGCTTCAGGCGGGCGATATTGTCCATGTGGTCGGCCCCAATGGGGCTGGCAAAAGCACGCTGCTGCATCGACTGGCTGGGCTGAGTAACGGCCCCGGCGACATACTTTTCGACGGAAAGCCGCTCACGGCGATAAGCGCCGCAGCGCTTGCCCGACAACGGGCATACCTTACGCAACAGCAGACGCCGCCGTTTGCGATGCCGGTGTGGCACTACCTGACGCTGCACGGCGGCTCACTGTGTGCGGCTGCGCTTGAAGAGGTCGCGCACAGCCTGATGCTTGCGGACAAGCTGTCCCGACCGGTTAATGCGCTTTCCGGCGGCGAATGGCAGCGAGTGCGGATCGCCGCCGCTATCCTGCAAATTCACCCACGCAACCACGCTGATGGCAAGTTGCTTATCCTTGATGAACCGATGAACAGCCTGGATGTCGCCCAGCAGGCGGCGCTCGACCGTTTGCTCTTTACGCTACCGCAGTCGGGTATCGCCGTGGTAATGAGCAGCCATGACCTGAACCATACGCTGCGCCACGCGCACCGCGTCTGGCTGATGCGAGAAGGTAAGCTGATAGCAGAGGGGCTGTGCGACGAGGTAATGACCCCTTCAAGGCTTGGCGAGGCCTATGGCGTGCCATTCCAGCGGTTACAGGTCGCAGGTCATAGTATGCTTATCAACCCGCTCTGA
- a CDS encoding glutathione peroxidase, protein MQHDILNTEVTTIDGETISLEQYKGKVLLIVNVASKCGLTPQYEQLENIHKAWEPSGFRVLGFPCNQFLGQEPGSEDEIKTFCSTTYGVTFPMFSKIDVNGDNRHPLYQKLIAAAPKAVAPEQSGFYERMASKGRAPLYPDDILWNFEKFLVGRDGHVIQRFSPDMTPEDPIVMEAIKLALAK, encoded by the coding sequence ATGCAACACGACATTCTGAATACCGAAGTGACCACCATTGACGGTGAAACCATTTCGCTTGAGCAATACAAAGGCAAAGTACTGCTTATCGTCAACGTCGCCTCAAAATGTGGTCTGACGCCGCAATATGAGCAGCTTGAGAACATCCATAAAGCCTGGGAACCTTCTGGTTTTCGCGTGCTCGGCTTTCCGTGTAACCAGTTCCTCGGCCAGGAGCCGGGCAGTGAAGATGAAATTAAAACCTTTTGTAGCACCACTTATGGCGTGACGTTCCCGATGTTCAGCAAAATCGACGTCAACGGTGATAACCGCCATCCGCTGTATCAGAAACTGATCGCCGCCGCACCTAAAGCTGTCGCGCCGGAGCAGAGCGGCTTTTACGAGCGCATGGCCAGCAAAGGCCGCGCGCCGCTCTACCCGGACGACATCCTGTGGAATTTCGAGAAATTCCTGGTAGGGCGCGACGGTCACGTGATCCAGCGCTTCTCACCAGACATGACGCCGGAAGACCCAATCGTCATGGAGGCGATTAAGCTGGCGCTGGCGAAGTAA
- a CDS encoding 6-phospho-beta-glucosidase translates to MTVQAIKIAIIGGGSSYTPELVEGLIARKEAIALHELALVDVEPGREKVEIIAGLTRRMLSKNGLSHVRVSVHFTPDEAIRGASFVLTQLRVGQLPARACDERLGLKYGLIGQETTGVGGFAKALRTIPVLLDIARKVEALAPEAWIINFTNPAAIVTEAVQRHSKAKIIGLCNVPVTMHHMIAAMLGAPSQEVALRFAGLNHMVWVHQVTVRGEDRTQEVIDRLCNGATLTMNNIQEAPWPAALLRALGAIPCPYHRYFYLSRQMLDEEVEAARGRGTRAEQVMQVERELFELYKDPQLSHKPEQLSFRGGAFYSQVALELIDAIHNNRGATLVVNTANRGAIHGLPDDAVVETNCVVDAQGAHPLVFGALPPAMHALTVQVKTYERLTIKAAVEGDTASGLLALLTNPLVGDATLAQALLEEVLTLNRDYLPQFQG, encoded by the coding sequence ATGACTGTACAGGCCATTAAAATCGCCATTATCGGCGGTGGCAGCAGCTATACGCCGGAACTGGTAGAGGGGCTGATTGCCCGCAAAGAGGCCATTGCGCTGCATGAACTGGCGCTGGTGGATGTCGAGCCGGGGCGCGAAAAAGTCGAGATTATCGCGGGGCTGACACGCCGGATGCTTTCGAAGAACGGGCTTTCGCATGTCCGCGTATCGGTGCATTTCACGCCGGATGAGGCTATTCGCGGCGCAAGCTTTGTGCTGACGCAACTGCGTGTCGGGCAGCTTCCGGCCCGCGCATGCGACGAACGGCTCGGGTTGAAGTATGGGTTAATAGGGCAGGAGACCACCGGCGTCGGCGGGTTTGCCAAGGCGCTGCGCACCATTCCGGTGCTGCTCGATATTGCCCGTAAGGTAGAAGCGCTGGCGCCAGAGGCGTGGATCATCAACTTCACGAACCCCGCAGCGATTGTCACCGAAGCGGTGCAGCGCCACAGCAAGGCGAAAATTATCGGGCTTTGCAATGTGCCGGTCACGATGCATCACATGATTGCCGCCATGCTCGGCGCGCCGTCGCAGGAGGTCGCGCTGCGTTTTGCGGGCCTGAACCATATGGTGTGGGTGCATCAGGTTACCGTGCGCGGCGAAGACCGCACGCAGGAGGTCATCGACAGGCTCTGCAACGGGGCGACGCTCACGATGAATAATATTCAGGAGGCGCCGTGGCCGGCCGCGCTGTTACGCGCGCTTGGCGCCATTCCGTGTCCGTATCATCGCTATTTTTACCTGAGCCGCCAGATGCTCGACGAAGAAGTAGAGGCCGCGCGAGGCCGCGGCACCCGCGCCGAGCAGGTGATGCAGGTGGAGCGTGAACTGTTTGAGCTCTATAAAGATCCGCAGTTATCGCACAAGCCCGAGCAGCTGAGCTTCCGTGGCGGCGCGTTTTATTCCCAGGTGGCGCTGGAACTCATCGACGCTATTCATAACAACCGCGGCGCGACGCTTGTGGTAAATACCGCCAACCGTGGCGCCATTCACGGCCTGCCCGACGACGCGGTGGTGGAAACCAACTGCGTGGTGGACGCGCAGGGCGCGCATCCGCTGGTATTCGGCGCACTGCCGCCTGCCATGCATGCCCTGACAGTGCAGGTGAAAACCTACGAGCGGCTGACGATTAAAGCGGCCGTGGAGGGCGATACCGCAAGCGGTCTGCTGGCGCTGCTGACCAACCCACTGGTGGGCGACGCAACGCTTGCACAGGCGTTGCTGGAAGAGGTGCTGACGCTCAACCGTGACTACCTTCCTCAATTCCAGGGATAA
- a CDS encoding NlpC/P60 family protein — protein sequence MRLWILLVTALLLAGCSSHRAPPPNARLSDSITVIAELNDQLNHWYGTPYRYGGMSRGGVDCSGFVMMTFRDRFSLRLPRETRQQAEIGTEIDKDDLLPGDLVFFKTGSGQNGLHVGIYDTDNQFIHASTSRGVMRSSLDNVYWRKKFWQARRI from the coding sequence ATGCGGCTATGGATCTTACTTGTTACAGCGTTGCTGCTGGCGGGGTGTAGCTCTCACCGGGCGCCGCCGCCGAATGCGCGACTTTCCGACTCCATCACCGTGATTGCCGAGCTCAACGACCAGCTTAATCACTGGTACGGCACGCCTTACCGCTACGGCGGCATGAGTCGCGGCGGGGTGGACTGTTCCGGTTTCGTGATGATGACATTCCGCGATCGCTTCTCGCTGAGGCTGCCGCGCGAAACCCGCCAGCAGGCGGAAATAGGCACCGAAATCGATAAAGACGATCTCCTGCCAGGCGATCTGGTCTTTTTCAAAACCGGCTCAGGGCAGAACGGCCTGCACGTAGGTATTTACGACACCGATAACCAGTTTATCCACGCCTCCACCAGCCGTGGCGTGATGCGCTCCTCGCTCGACAACGTCTACTGGCGCAAGAAATTCTGGCAGGCTCGCCGCATCTAA
- the btuC gene encoding vitamin B12 ABC transporter permease BtuC, producing MKLQLASLSLCIHSQRRRERRVLTGLALALALAVILSLCAGDVWLWPTAWTSEAGRLFVWQIRLPRTLAVVLVGAALALCGAMMQALFENPLAEPGLLGVSNGAGVGLVAAVMLGGGTLPGWALGLFAITGALIATLILLHFARRHLSTSRLLLAGVALGIVCSALMTWAVYFSTSLDLRQLMYWMMGGFGGVDWQQGWLMLALLPALVWGSFQAKALNLLALGETSARQLGLPVWMWRNLLVIATGWLAGVSVALAGAIGFVGLVVPHVLRLCGVSDHRTLLPAAMLAGGGALLAADIIARLTLVAAELPIGVVTATLGAPVFIWLLLRAGREVHHTIV from the coding sequence ATGAAACTTCAACTGGCCTCTCTTTCCCTCTGTATTCACTCGCAACGCCGTCGTGAACGTCGCGTGCTGACGGGTCTTGCGCTAGCGCTGGCGCTGGCGGTGATACTCAGCCTGTGCGCAGGCGATGTCTGGCTGTGGCCCACCGCATGGACGAGCGAGGCAGGTCGGCTTTTTGTCTGGCAGATCCGCCTGCCGCGGACGCTTGCCGTCGTGCTGGTGGGGGCGGCGCTCGCGCTGTGTGGCGCCATGATGCAGGCCCTGTTCGAAAACCCACTGGCCGAGCCTGGGCTGCTTGGCGTTTCTAACGGCGCAGGCGTTGGGCTGGTGGCGGCGGTGATGCTGGGCGGTGGCACGCTCCCTGGCTGGGCGCTCGGCCTCTTTGCCATCACCGGTGCGCTTATCGCCACCCTCATCCTTCTGCACTTTGCGCGGCGTCACCTCTCTACCAGTCGGCTATTGCTGGCGGGCGTCGCGCTCGGGATTGTCTGCAGCGCGCTGATGACCTGGGCGGTCTACTTCTCCACCAGCCTCGATTTACGCCAGTTAATGTACTGGATGATGGGCGGATTTGGCGGGGTCGACTGGCAGCAAGGGTGGTTGATGCTTGCGCTGCTCCCGGCGCTCGTCTGGGGAAGTTTTCAGGCGAAGGCACTGAATTTGCTCGCGCTGGGCGAAACCTCTGCCCGCCAGCTCGGTTTGCCGGTCTGGATGTGGCGTAACCTGCTGGTCATCGCCACCGGCTGGCTTGCAGGCGTCAGCGTTGCGCTGGCAGGCGCGATTGGTTTTGTTGGCCTTGTGGTGCCGCACGTTTTGCGCCTGTGCGGCGTATCCGATCACCGGACATTACTGCCAGCGGCGATGCTCGCCGGCGGCGGCGCGCTGCTGGCGGCCGACATCATCGCGCGCCTGACCCTGGTGGCGGCAGAATTGCCGATAGGCGTGGTTACCGCCACCCTGGGCGCACCGGTATTTATCTGGCTATTATTAAGGGCTGGACGCGAGGTCCATCACACCATTGTTTAA
- a CDS encoding LacI family DNA-binding transcriptional regulator, which translates to MRDRLMVTLEDVAAHAGVSRATVSRVVNGDSKVKSQTRERVEAAIQALGYSPNPAARALASSQSHTIGLVTTSYRGGFFGALMDTVQSEAQRHGKQLLVTQGRDSAQNERDAINQLYNLRCDGLLLHIRMLDDDALRDMAAAGKRFVVLDRDVPGLEAHCVTFDHRDASAMATRYFLTRGHTAIACLHGPLSRASSRLRLQGFIDAMAAASLAPVACLEADYDLQGGYLQMQALLARATPTAIYCCNEEMAVGAMLAINEKGLRIPHDISCICYDSGERADFVRPRLTSVHFPITEMARYGARKLLEEEGGLQIFTPRIVERDSVKDLTGAGVE; encoded by the coding sequence ATAAGGGATCGCCTGATGGTTACTCTGGAAGATGTCGCCGCCCACGCGGGTGTCTCCCGCGCCACGGTTTCCCGCGTGGTCAACGGCGACAGTAAAGTCAAATCGCAAACCCGCGAGCGCGTCGAAGCGGCGATACAGGCGCTCGGTTACTCTCCTAATCCGGCGGCGCGCGCACTCGCCTCAAGCCAGAGTCACACTATCGGGCTTGTCACCACCTCTTACCGCGGCGGCTTTTTTGGCGCGCTGATGGATACCGTACAGAGTGAGGCGCAACGCCACGGCAAACAGCTTCTGGTCACCCAGGGCCGCGACAGCGCGCAAAACGAACGCGATGCCATTAATCAGCTCTATAACCTGCGCTGCGACGGGCTGTTGCTGCATATCCGTATGCTTGACGACGACGCGCTGCGCGATATGGCGGCGGCAGGTAAGCGTTTTGTCGTGCTGGATCGCGACGTGCCAGGGCTTGAAGCGCACTGCGTGACGTTCGATCATCGCGACGCCAGCGCCATGGCGACCCGTTACTTCCTGACGCGCGGGCATACCGCCATTGCCTGCCTTCATGGCCCGTTATCGCGTGCCTCCAGCCGTTTGCGTCTGCAAGGTTTTATCGACGCCATGGCGGCGGCGTCGCTCGCGCCAGTCGCGTGCCTTGAGGCGGATTACGATCTTCAGGGCGGTTATCTGCAGATGCAGGCGCTGCTCGCGCGCGCCACGCCGACCGCCATCTACTGCTGTAACGAAGAGATGGCCGTCGGCGCGATGCTTGCGATTAATGAAAAAGGCTTACGGATCCCGCATGACATTTCATGTATCTGTTATGACAGCGGCGAGCGCGCCGATTTTGTTCGGCCACGTCTGACCAGCGTACATTTTCCAATTACCGAAATGGCACGTTATGGGGCAAGAAAATTACTGGAAGAAGAAGGCGGGTTACAAATATTCACACCCAGAATAGTCGAACGCGATTCTGTAAAGGATCTCACTGGTGCTGGTGTCGAATGA
- a CDS encoding PTS sugar transporter subunit IIC produces the protein MSLYRALMALVERHIAPLAGRIGTQRHIIAIRDGFICAMPFLIIGSIMLIIANPPFDAATTSAFGQRWLGFAKVHWNTITMPFFMTMGLMSLFVSIGTAYSLAKSYQLDGLTAGLLSMSAFLLAAAPQVDNKLSLEFLGGQGVFTALLCAIWAVELTRLLKKYGITLRLPEQVPPAIARSFDLLLPLTGILLTVYPLSLLMQNEFQMLIPAAVMQLFQPVIAAGDSLPAILLCVLLANLLWFAGIHGDNLVQGLLNPLFMANIAANAALLSHGEATTQILTAPFWAFYICIGGSGSTLVLAMLYLRSRSVHLKTIGRLSLMPALFNINEPLLFGSPVVMNPTLFVPLLMVPLVNAVLAYVALNMDLIQKMVAMAPWTAPAPLGAMISAAWDVRAALLVAVLLVVDGLLWYPFFKVYEKQLIQQEREQAGNAVTAPVNATGRTS, from the coding sequence ATGAGCCTCTATCGCGCACTGATGGCGCTGGTGGAGCGCCATATCGCGCCGCTCGCCGGACGTATCGGCACCCAGCGGCACATTATCGCTATTCGCGACGGCTTTATCTGCGCGATGCCATTTCTGATTATCGGCAGCATCATGCTGATCATTGCGAATCCGCCGTTTGATGCGGCCACTACGTCAGCCTTCGGTCAGCGCTGGCTTGGTTTTGCGAAAGTACACTGGAATACCATAACCATGCCGTTTTTTATGACGATGGGGTTGATGAGCCTCTTCGTCTCGATTGGGACGGCATATAGCCTTGCGAAATCCTATCAGCTGGACGGCCTGACGGCAGGGTTGTTGTCGATGAGCGCGTTTTTACTCGCCGCCGCGCCGCAGGTGGATAACAAACTGTCGCTCGAGTTTCTCGGCGGGCAAGGGGTGTTCACCGCCTTGTTATGCGCCATCTGGGCCGTTGAGCTAACGCGTCTTTTGAAGAAATATGGCATCACGCTGCGTCTGCCGGAACAGGTCCCGCCTGCCATCGCGCGGTCCTTTGATTTGCTACTGCCGCTGACCGGCATTTTGCTCACCGTCTACCCGCTAAGCCTTCTGATGCAAAACGAGTTTCAGATGCTCATCCCGGCGGCGGTAATGCAGCTGTTCCAGCCGGTGATTGCCGCAGGCGATAGCCTGCCTGCGATCCTCCTCTGCGTGCTGCTGGCTAATCTGCTGTGGTTTGCCGGTATTCATGGCGACAATCTGGTGCAGGGGCTGCTAAATCCGCTTTTCATGGCGAACATTGCCGCCAACGCGGCGCTGCTCTCACACGGCGAGGCGACGACGCAAATCCTCACGGCCCCGTTCTGGGCATTCTATATTTGCATTGGCGGTTCTGGCTCGACGCTCGTGCTGGCGATGCTCTATCTGAGAAGCCGTTCGGTGCACCTGAAAACCATCGGCAGACTCAGTCTCATGCCCGCGCTGTTTAATATTAATGAGCCGCTGCTGTTCGGGTCGCCTGTGGTGATGAACCCGACGCTGTTCGTTCCGCTACTCATGGTGCCGCTGGTGAATGCCGTGCTGGCCTACGTGGCGCTCAATATGGATCTGATACAGAAAATGGTGGCAATGGCCCCCTGGACCGCACCTGCGCCGCTTGGGGCGATGATCTCCGCAGCATGGGATGTGCGCGCCGCGCTGCTGGTGGCCGTGCTGCTGGTCGTTGACGGCCTGCTCTGGTACCCCTTCTTTAAAGTGTATGAAAAACAGCTGATTCAACAGGAGCGGGAGCAGGCGGGTAATGCCGTCACCGCACCAGTGAACGCAACAGGGAGAACATCATGA